The Magnetospirillum sp. 15-1 genomic interval GTGTAGTACCCCTCCCGCCCGAGGAAGACCCCGCCCCCCCAATGCTGACCATGGCAAGTCCATGGCGGCGCGCCATGGACTTGCCATGGTCAGCATGGGCATGAGCGGTGATTTCGAGACGGCCATCGCCGAGGGTGCCACCCATGTGCGGGTGGGCTCGGCCATTTTCGGCCATCGGGGCTGACCGTTACTGTTCGGTAACGGTTCCTGTCGCGCCGCCGCCGAGACGCGAGCTTTTCTCGTACTTGTCCATGGCCTGCATCATGGAGGCGCTGAACCAGTCGCCCGACTGGCCCCCCGGAACACCGGAACCGCTGGAACCCGACGTGGCCGAGGCTTCGGCCTGGGCGGCCACCATCTGCTGGGCCGTGGCCGCCGACGTGGCGCGCTGGGCGCTGGGACGGTGACCGACGATCGGAGCGTTGGAACGCAGGCCGGTAGTGGACACCGTGGTGCCGATGGCCAGGGGCGCCTGGGTGGCGAGCGGCGTGGTGCGTCCGGGAATGGGCATGAAACGGGGCTCGCGACCCAATGGCATGGGCCGGTTGGCGGCTGCCGCCACCTGCTCGGAGGCCGAGGCGACCTGAACCGGCGCGACGGCGGCCGAGGCGGCGGCGGCCGAGACGGCGGCGGCGGGCTGGGCGTCGTCGCCCACCAGATCGGGCATGATCAGCGGCCGGGCCTTGGTGGAATCATCGGCCTTGGGCTCGGCAGTCTTGGATTCGGCGGGCTTCGCTTCGGGAGATTTGGGTCCGGCGGCGGCCAGGACCTGGCTCTGCTGCTGGGAAGAGGCTTCCAGACGGGCCGCCTGAGCCTCCGGGGCCGGCGCCTTTTCCTCGGCCGAGGCCAGCGCGGTGCCGGTGCCGGTGGCGGGATCATCGTCCCGGAACAGGGCCAGCACATGCCCGCCGGCATCATGGCCGGTGGATTCCTCGAGGATACAATTGGCCGCCGAGGCGATCAGGCCCAGCGGTCCGCCGAACAGGGTACCGCCCACCAGACGGGCGGCCACGCCGATCTTGTCACCGGTGGCCTCCCGGTACAGGTCGTTGACGATGGGAATATGCTGCAGCGGATTGATGACGTCGAGAAGGTCCCAGAACGACGGCTCATCGTCGCCCTCGGCGAACATGCTGAGCTGCTTGACGTCGGGAGAGGAATTGGCGGCCTTCGTGGCTTCCGCCGCCGTCACCGCATTCTCGGTGGGCAGAGTCGGCACCAGCGAGCCGGGCAGGCTCGACATCTGGTAGGAGGACACGGCGGATAGCGACATAGCGCACCTCGGATGAAGGACGCCACCATCCTTGCAACCGTGATGCCAGTTTCATAACGTTGAAATTGCTGCGATTTTATTCAAACCGCCCCGGCAAGAGCCGCCATGGGGCAGAAAGCGTGCGGCAAATCCTGCCGGGAGCCCCGGCAGCCTAGAACAGGTGGCCGCTACGCGTCGCCTTGGTCCGCAGATAACCCTGGTTATGGTCGTTGGAGGGGAACACGTGCGGCACCCGCTCGGTCACCTCGACACCGTGGCGGGCCAGGGCATCCACCTTCATGGGATTGTTGGTGAGCAGCCGCACCCGGCAGATCCCCAACAGCCGCAGCATCTGCGCCGCCGGCAGATAGATGCGCTCGTCGTCGTCGAAGCCCAGCTGCAGATTGGCGTCCAGGGTATCGAAACCGTCGTCCTGCAACTGATAGGCCCGCAGCTTGTTCACCAGTCCGATACCCCGGCCCTCCTGGGCGAGATAGAGCAGCACGCCGCTGCCGGTCTGGGCGATTTCAGCGATGGCGCCGCGCAGCTGGTCGCCGCAATCACAGCGCAAACTGCCCAGCAGGTCCCCGGTGAAGCATTCGGAATGCAGCCGGGTCAGCACCGGCTGGTCGGGATCGGGATCGCCGATGATGATGGCCAGATGCTCGATGCCGCCATCGGACGGGCGGAAGGCGACGATCCGGGCGTTCTCGGCATTTTCCAGCGGCACCCGGGCCTGGCTCACCTGCCGCAGCGAGCGGGCGGCGTTCTCCTGATAACCGGTGATCTCGGCCGCCGCCAGCCCGCACCGCCTGGGCCGGAACGGTACCGGTCGGGGCCAGAACCACCGCCGGCAGCAGCCGGGCCAGCTTGGCCAGCGCCACGCAGGCCTCGTCCACGCCGCCGGCGCGACGGGCATCCAGACCCGAGAAGGCCGGCATGGGCAGCGAGCGGGCGCCGGGATCGGCCAGCCAGGCAATCGTTGCCGTATCGAAACCGTTTGCCGAGGTCACCCGGAACACTCCGGCCTCGGTATCGCCCAGGCCCAGC includes:
- the ribA gene encoding GTP cyclohydrolase II; translation: MPVAPAAWTRPAWRWPSWPGCCRRWFWPRPVPFRPRRCGLAAAEITGYQENAARSLRQVSQARVPLENAENARIVAFRPSDGGIEHLAIIIGDPDPDQPVLTRLHSECFTGDLLGSLRCDCGDQLRGAIAEIAQTGSGVLLYLAQEGRGIGLVNKLRAYQLQDDGFDTLDANLQLGFDDDERIYLPAAQMLRLLGICRVRLLTNNPMKVDALARHGVEVTERVPHVFPSNDHNQGYLRTKATRSGHLF